The following nucleotide sequence is from Streptomyces sp. NBC_00239.
GACGATCCGCCGGCTGTGGGTGCAGCCGCCGGTCGGACACCCCTTCGAGACGGTGGCCGAGCGCACCGGACGGCAGTCGGAGCCCGTGCGGCAGGCCCCCGAGACCCTGCGGGCGCTGGCCGGGGCGGCGCTGGACGCGCGCGCCGAGTTGGTGGCGCTGCCGCCCGAGGAGGTCCTTCTGCACGGCGCGTTCCGGCAGGGCAAGGTGCTGGCGGGCGACCGGGCGCCGTGGCTGACGGTGGGGCCGGACCCGCTGGTCGGCGAGCGGGCCTACGACCTGGCGCGCCTGGTCAGGGACCGGCTGGACGACCAGGTCGCCTCCACGACGGGGGCCGCGGGGGTGCGGCGGCGGCTGACCCGGCTCGCCGAGTCGCTGGACGTGGACCCGGAGCGGCTGCGCGGCTGGACGCTGTTCCGTGCCGTCGAGTCCGGGGTGCGCGCGGTGGCCGCCGGGCGCCGCCGGGACGCGGAGCTGCTGCTGGAGTTCGCCGCCTGGCTGTAGGGGCATACCGTAGGTAAGGGGTACGCCTGGCAGGGGGCCGTCATGGTCGAGGAACTGCTGACAGCGATCGCAGCCGCGGGCGTCGGCGTCGCGGTGTATCTGGGAGCCGCCGCCCGGGTGGTCAAGCAGTACGAACGCGGCGTGGTGTTCCGCTTCGGACGGCTGCGGGAGGGCATCAGGGTGCCCGGCCTCACGATGGTGGTGCCGGTCCTGGACCGGCTGCACAAGGTGAACATGCAGATCGTGACGATGCCGGTGCCCGCCCAGGAGGGCATCACCCGGGACAACGTCACGGTCCGGGTGGACGCGGTGGTGTACTTCAAGGTCATCGACCCGGCGAACGCGATCATCGCGGTCGAGGACTACCGGTTCGCGGTCTCGCAGATGGCGCAGACCTCGCTGCGGTCGATCATCGGCAAGAGCGACCTGGACGACCTGCTGTCCAACCGCGAGATGCTCAACCAGGGCCTGGAGCTGATGATCGACAGTCCGGCCGTCGGCTGGGGCGTGCAGATCGACCGGGTGGAGATCAAGGACGTGTCGCTGCCCGAGACGATGAAGCGGTCGATGGCGCGCCAGGCGGAGGCGGACCGCGAGCGGCGGGCGCGGGTGATCAACGCGGACGCGGAGCTGCAGGCGTCGAAGAAGCTGGCCGAGGCGGCCGCGGTGATGTCCGAACAGCCCGCGGCGCTGCAACTGCGCCTGCTCCAGACGGTGGTGGCGGTCGCGGCGGAGAAGAACTCGACGCTGGTGCTGCCGTTCCCGGTGGAACTGCTGCGCTTCCTGGAGCGCGCGGCTCCCGCGCCGCCAGCCCCCGCGCAGCCCGCGCCCGCCTCCCCCGCCGCGGTCGCGCCCGTACCGGCGGCCGCGGACCCCGGCCAGGAGCCGGAGCCCGCCGCGGTCCCGCCTACGGAAGGCGGTTCAGCGGCAGCGGAGCGCCCATGACGGCATACGGCTGGGCGGCGCTCGGGAAGTGCACCCGGCGGGCCAGATCCGTGTAGCCGAGCCGGCGGTAGAGCGCGCGGGCGGGGCTCTCGATGTCGATGGCGGACAGGATCGAGCGCGGCTGCCCGGACCCGTCGGTGATCCGCGTGATCAGGGAGCGGCCCACCCCGCGGCCCTGGTAGCCGGGGTGGACGTGCAGTTCGGTGATGACGAACGAGCCGTCGAGCCAGGCCTCGTGGGCGCTGTCGCGCAGGTACGGCTCGACCACGCCGGACCACCAGTGCGCGCGGTCGTTGGGCATCCCGTACACGAATCCGACCAGCGCCCCGTCGGCGGCGGTGGCGCCGAGCGCGCACGCGCCCGGGTACTCCATGTGGCGCAGCACGATGTGCCGCCGGATGGCGATCTCGTCCTCCGTCAGGCCGAAGGCGAGGGCCTGGACTTCGAGGGCCTCGTCGACCCGCTCGCCCAGGTCCAGCGGACCGATGGCGACTCCGGCGGGGAGGCGGGGGGTGCCCCCGGGTGCGTGCGGCATGCGGCGACCTTACTTCGCCCGTCCCGGCCCCGGTGCCGGAACGGCGGGGACGGCCGCGGGGGTCAGAACAGCACGCTCATGAACGCGCCGACCTCGCGGAAGCCGACGCGGCGATAGGCGGCGCGGGCGGCGGTGTTGTAGTCGTTCACGTAGAGGCTGACCACCGGGGCGACGTCGCGCAGCGCGTACGCGACCACGGCCGCCATGCCGGTCTCGGAGTGGCCGCGGCCGCGGAACTCGGGGGCCACCCACACGCCCTGGATCTGGCAGGCGCGGCTGGTGGCCGCGCCGATCTCGGCTTTGAAGACGACCTTGCCGTCCTCGATCCGGGCGAAGGAGCGGCCGGTGCCGACGAGTTCGGCGACCCGCGCCTGGTAGAGCAGTCCGCCGTCGCCGGCCATCGGGGAGATGCCGACCTCCTCGGTGAACATGGCCACGCAGGCGGGCATGATCAGGTCCATCTCGTCCTTGCGGATGCGGCGGACCAGCGGGTCGGGGGCGATCTCGGCGGAGGTCTGCTCGGTGACCATCAGCGGCTGGTGGGCGCGCACCTCGCGGGCGGGCCCCCAGCTGGGCTCCAGGAGCCGCCACAGCCGGGCGGTGGCCTCCGCGGGGCCGACGATGGAGGAGCAGCGGCGGCCGGTGCGGCGGGCTCGGTCGGCGAAGGCGCGGACCGCGTCGGGGGTGGCGCAGACCGGGACGAGGTTGGCGCCGGCGTAGCAGAGCGAGCGGAGTTCACCGTCCGCGTACCAGCCCCACATCTCGCCGCCCAGACGCCACGGGTCGAGCCCGGCGACCTGGACCCGCGAGGTGACGAAGGCGTTCGCGACGGGGTCGCGGCCCAGCACCTCGAGCGCCGCGGCGAGATCGCTGGGCTCGAGGACCCGGGTGGTGGTCTGCGTCAACACTGTCGGGGGCCTCACCATGCACGTCTGCTGATCTCCGCACTGTACCCGGCGGCGCGCCGGAGCGCCGCCCCGCCGGGTCACGAAAACGCCCGGCCCCGCCCGCGAGCTGCGGGAACGGGGCCGGGCGCGGTGCCGTGGAGGCCGGGCGGCGGTGCCGTGCGGCCGAGCGCGGTGTCGGGTTCAGCCGGCGACGGAGATCTGCGGCTCGCCGCTGGCGACGCCGTCCTTCTCCATCTGCTCGGCGATCTTCAGCGCCTCTTCGATGAGGGTCTCGACGATCTTCGACTCGGGGACGGTCTTGATGACCTCGCCCTTCACGAAGATCTGGCCCTTGCCGTTGCCGGAGGCGACGCCGAGGTCGGCCTCGCGGGCCTCGCCGGGGCCGTTGACGACGCAGCCCATGACCGCGACGCGCAGCGGGACCTCCATGCCCTCCAGGCCGGCGGTGACCTCTTCGGCCAGCTTGTAGACGTCGACCTGGGCGCGGCCGCAGGACGGGCAGGAGACGATCTCCAGACGGCGCTGGCGCAGGTTCAGCGACTCCAGGATCTGGATGCCGACCTTGATCTCCTCGGCCGGCGGGGCGGAGAGGGAGACCCGGATGGTGTCGCCGATGCCCTGGGAGAGCAGGGCGCCGAAGGCCACGGCGGACTTGATGGTGCCCTGGAAGGCGGGGCCGGCCTCGGTGACGCCGAGGTGCAGCGGGTAGTCGCACTGGGCGGCCAGCTGGCGGTAGGCCTCGACCATGACGACGGGGTCGTTGTGCTTGACCGAGATCTTGATGTCGCGGAAGTCGTGCTCCTCGAAGAGGGAGGCCTCCCACAGCGCGGACTCGACCAGCGCCTCGGGGGTGGCCTTGCCGTACTTCTTCAGGAGGCGCGCGTCGAGGGAGCCGGCGTTGACGCCGATGCGGATCGGCGTGCCCGCGTCCTTGGCGGCGCGCGCGATCTCCTTGACCTTGTCGTCGAACTGCTTGATGTTGCCGGGGTTCACGCGGACCGCGGCGCAGCCGGCGTCGATGGCCGCGAACACGTACTTCGGCTGGAAGTGGATGTCGGCGATCACCGGGATCTGCGACTTGCGGGCGATGACCGACAGCGCGTCGGCGTCGTCCTGCGTCGGGCAGGCCACCCGGACGATCTGGCAGCCGGAGGCGGTGAGCTCGGCGATCTGCTGGAGGGTGGCGCCGATGTCCGAGGTGCGCGTGGTCGTCATGGACTGCACCGAGACCGGTGCGTCGCCGCCGACGGCCACGGAACCGACCTGGATCTTGCGGCTGACCCGACGGTCGGCGAGCTTCGTCGGTACGGCCGGCATTCCGAGAGAAATCGCAGTCATCTGCTGTGCAACCCCAAGGTGTGGATCAAGGTCCCGATATCGGCGGGCTCCAGCCTTCGAGATTACGCCAATCAGCACGGTCCCTCTGCATGCGGCCCGGCGGGGCCACCCGAACGTAGGGAGCCGGGCACGATGCGTGCCCGGCTCCCCGCGTCTCGTGTATGCCGATCGTCCGCGCTACGAAATCTTGATCGGATTCACCACGTCCGCGACCATCACCAGCACGGTGAAGCAGACGAACACGCCGGCCACGACGTACGCGACGGGCATGAGCTTCGCCACGTCGAAGGGGCCGGGGTCGGGGCGCCGGAAGAGCCGCGCGGTGTGCCGCCGGACCGACTCCCACAGGGCGCCCGCGATGTGCCCGCCGTCGAGCGGGAGCAGCGGCAGCATGTTGAACAGGAACAGCGACAGGTTGAAGCCGGCCAGCAGCTTGAGGAAGAACTCCAGCTGGTACTGGGGCGGGATGTCCAGGGCGAAGATCTCTCCGCTGACCCGGGCGGCGCCGACGATGCCCATCGGGGAGTCCTGCTCGCGCTCGTCCCCGTTGAAGGCCGCGCCCCACAGGGCGGGCACCTTGCCGGGCAGGGCGATGAGCGAGTCGACGCCCGCCTCGAACATCTCGCCCATCTGGCCGACGGCCTGGCCGAAGGACTGGTCGACGTACCCGACGGCGGGCGCGAAGCCCAGGAAGCCGGCGGTGACGTACTGGTCCTTGACGTAGCGGCCGTCGGAGTCGGTCTTGGCGACCTTGTTCTCGATCAGGTCGGCGTGCAGGTCGAGCTGCTTGCCGGCCCGCTCGACGGTGATGGTGGCGGGGCCGATGGTGCTGCGGATGTCCTTCTGGAGGGAGGCCCAGTCGTCGACGGGGCGCCCGTTGAAGGCGACGATCTTGTCACCGGCCTTGAGGCCGGCCGCCTTGGCGGGGGCCTCCCGGTCCTTGGCGGTGCAGTCGGTGCGCTTCTCGCTCTGCTGGATCACGCAGGCGGAGACCGAGCTGACGGTGGTGGTCTGGGTGTTCAGGCCGAAGGTCATCAGCACGCCGAGGAAGATCGCCACGGCCAGCACCAGGTTCATGAACGGCCCGGCGAACATGACGATGACGCGCTTCCACGGCTTGCGGGTGTAGAAGAGCCGCCGCTCGTCACCCGGCTGGAGTTCCTCGTACGCCGCCGAGCGGGCGTCCTCGATCATCGTGCGGAACGGGGAGGTGGACCGGACGGTGACCTTGCCGTCGTCGCCCGGCGGGAACATCCCGATCATGCGGATGTAGCCGCCCATCGGGATGGCCTTGATCCCGTACTCCGTCTCGCCCTTGTTGCGGGACCAGACGGTCGGGCCGAAGCCGACCATGTACTGGGGCACCCGGATTCCGAACATCTTGGCGGTGGAGAGGTGTCCCAGCTCGTGCCACGCGATCGAGACGAGCAGTCCGACCAGGAAGACGAGTATCCCCAGCACCGTCATGAGAAGGGTCATGCGCGCGCCTCCACTGCGGCCTTCGCCGCCATCTCCCTGGCCCGGGCCCGGGCCCAGCTCTCCGCTTCCAGGACGTCCGCGAGGGTCAGCGAAGTTCCCGACGCCGGCGTCCCGTGGTCTGCGACCACAGCCGTGACGGTATCCATGATTGCCGTGAACGGCAGCCGACCGGCGAGGAAGGCCTCGACGCATTCCTCGTTCGCCGCATTGAAGACGGCCGGGGCGGTGCCGCCGAGTCCGCCGACGTGCCGGGCCAGCCCCACGGAGGGGAAGGCCTCGGTGTCCAGCGGGAAGAACTCCCAGGTGGAGGCCTTGGTCCAGTCGAAGGCGGGGGCCGCGTCCGGGATCCGCTCGGGCCATCCGATGCCGATGGCGATGGGGCCGCGCATGTCCGGCGGGGTGGCCTGGGCGAGCGTGGAGCCGTCCGTGAATTCCACCATCGAGTGGACGTACGACTGGGGGTGGACCACGACCTCGATGCGCTCGAAGGGGATGTCGTAGAGCAGGTGCGCCTCGATCACCTCCAGGCCCTTGTTGACGAGGGTCGCCGAGTTGACGGTGATGACCGGGCCCATCGCCCAGGTGGGGTGGGCCAGGGCGTCCCCGACGGTGACGTGGGCGAGCTCGGCGCGGGTGCGGCCGCGGAACGGGCCGCCGGAGGCGGTGACCACGAGCTTGCGGACGTCGGCCCGGGTGCCGGCGGCGAGCGCCTGGAAGAGCGCGGCGTGCTCGGAGTCGACCGGGATGATCTGGCCGGGCTTGGCCAGCGCCTTGACCAGGGGGCCGCCGACGATCAGCGACTCCTTGTTGGCGAGGGCGAGCGTACGGCCCGCTTCGAGGGCGGCGAGGGTGGGCGCGAGGCCGATGGAGCCGGTGATCCCGTTGAGCACGGTGTGGCACTCGGAGGCCGCGAGCTGGGCCGCCGCGGTGGGCCCGGCGAGGATCTCGGGCAGCGGCTCGCCCGCGAACTGCGCGGCGAGCGCCTCCCGCAGGGCCGGCACGGCCGTCTCGTCCGCCACGGCCACGGTGCGCACGCGCAGCAGCCGGGCCTGCTCGGCGAGCAGGCCCACCCGGCCGCCTGCCGCGGACAGGCCGGTCACCCGGAAGCGGTCGGGGTTGCGCAGGACCAGGTCGACCGCCTGGGTCCCGACGGACCCGGTGGAGCCGAGGACCACGATGTCCCGGCGGCCGTCCGCGGCGTCGAAGAGGAGGTGCGGGTCGGCGAGGGGGGATGGGCTGTCGCTCATCCCCCCATTGTTGCCGCATCGCGGGAGCCGGCGGACACGGACTCCCCTTCCGCGGGGCCGCGCCGGTGGTCGGGCCGCCGTCGCCCGGCGCACCGGCCGGGCGGCGGCGGCGCGGGTCAGCGGATGGGCCGGTGGGCGTTCTTGTGGCGGGAGGGGCCGGGGGTGGCGTCCGCGATCCAGGGGCCGTCGCCGGAGGGGTCGACGACGCCCTGCTCCAGCCACGCGTACGTGCCCGAGAGGACGCCGGCGACGACCTTGCGGTCGAGGTCGTCGGTGTTGGCCCAGAGCCGACCGAACAGTTCCTCGACCCGCAGCCGGGACTGCCGGCAGAAGGCGTCGGCGAGCTGGTAGGCCTCCCGGCCGTGGTCCCCGGAGGCGCGCAGGTGCTCGGCCCGTACGCAGGCCGCGCTCATGGCGAACAGCTCGGCCCCGATGTCGACGATCCGGCCGAGGAAGCCCTGTTTGGTCTCCATCCGGCCCTGCCAGCGGGACATCGCGTAGAAGGTCGAGCGGGCGAGTTTGCGGGCGCTGCGCTCCACGTACCGCAGGTGCGGGGAGAGGTCGGTGTGGCCGCGCGGGTGGAACTCGCGGTAGGTGCCGGGAACCTGGCCGGCGCCCGTGGCCAGCTTGGGCAGCCAGCGGGCGTAGAACCCGGCGGCGCGGGCCCCTGCCTTCGCCTTGTCGGCGAGGTCCTTGTCGGGGTCGATGAGGTCGCCGGCGACCGAGAGGTGGGCGTCGACGGCCTCGCGGGCGATCAGCAGGTGCATGATCTCGGTGGATCCCTCGAAGATCCGGTTGATCCGCAGGTCGCGGAGCATCTGCTCGGCGGGCACGGCCCGCTCGCCGCGCGCGGCCAGCGAGTCGGCGGTCTCGAAGCCGCGGCCGCCGCGGATCTGGACCAGTTCGTCGGCCATCAGGCAGGCCATCTCGCTGCCGTAGAGCTTGGCGAGGGCGGCCTCGATGCGGATGTCGTTGCGGTCCTCGTCGGCCATCTGGGAGGCCAGGTCGACGACGGCTTCCAGGGCGAAGGTGGTCGCGGCGATGAAGGAGATCTTCGCGCCGACGGCCTCGTGCCGGGCGACCGGGCGGCCCCACTGCTCGCGCACCCCGGACCATTCGCGGGCGATCTTCAGGCACCACTTGCCGGCGCCGACGCACATCGCGGGCAGCGAGAGCCGGCCGGTGTTGAGGGTGGTCAGGGCGATCTTGAGGCCGGCGCCCTCGGCCCCGATCCGCTGGTTCGCGGGCACCCGCACCCGGTGGAAGCGGGTGACGCCGTTCTCCAGGCCGCGCAGGCCCATGAAGGCGTTGCGGTGCTCGACGGTGATGCCGGGCGAGTCCGCCTCGACGACGAAGGCGGTGATGCCGCCCTTGCCCCCTTCGTGCTTCGGCACCCTGGCCATGACGACGAGCAGGTCGGCGACGACGCCGTTGGTGGTCCAGAGCTTCACGCCGTCGAGGACGTAGTCGTCGCCGTCGGGGACCGCGGTGGTGGCCAGCCGGGCCGGGTCCGAGCCCACGTCCGGCTCGGTGAGCAGGAAGGCGGTGATGGCGGTGGTGGCGCAGCGGGGCAGGAAGTTGTCCTTCTGCTCCTGGGTGCCGAAGATCTTCAGGGGCTGGGGCACCCCGATGGACTGGTGCGCGGAGAGCAGCGCTCCGATCGCGGGGCTGGCCGAGCCGACCAGGGCGAGGGCCTTGTTGTAGTAGACCTGGGTGAGGCCGAGGCCGCCGTACTTGGCGTCGATCTTCATGCCGAGCGCCCCGAGCTCCTTGAGGCCCTGGACGGTCTCGTCCGGGATCCTGGCCTCGCGCTCGATGCGGGCGCCGTCGATCTCGCGTTCGCAGAAGTCGCGGAGCCGGGCGAGGAAGGCCTCGCCGCGCCGGACGTCCTCGTCGGCGGGGAGCGGGTGGGGGTGGATCAGGTCCAGCCGGAACCTGCCGAGGAAGAGCTCCTTGGCGAAGCTGGGTTTGCGCCAGTCCTGTTCCCGGGCCGCTTCCGCGACCTGCCGCGCTTCGCGTTCGGTCACCTTGGGCTGTGCGGGCTGTGTTGCGGACATGAGGGGACTCACCTCGCCGCCGAAGTCGGATGACTTTCCGGATCAACGCATGACCGGATTACCGGTCGGTGCTACCAGGGAGTCGTACCCGTTTCGGGGGCGAAGGAAAAGGGGGACGGCCGAAGCCCCCGCACAGTGGGCTTCGGCCGTCGGCTGAGTGGCCGTACGCGATCAGATGTCGAGGCCGGTCAGGACCAGGACTCGCTCGTACGTGTAGTCGTCCATCGCGTAGCGGACGCCCTCGCGGCCCACGCCGGACTGCTTGACGCCGCCGTACGGCATCTGGTCGGCGCGGTAGGACGGGGCGTCGCCCACGATCACACCGCCGACCTCGAGCTCGCGGTGGGCGCGGAACGCCACCTGGATGTCGCGGGTGAAGACGCCGGTCTGCAGGCCGAACTTCGAGTTGTTGACCGCGGCGAACGCCTCGTCGGTGCCGTCGACGCGGTGCAGGGTCAGCACCGGTCCGAAGACCTCCTCGCAGGCGAGGGTGGTGTCGGCCGGGATCTCGGCGAGCACGGTGGGCTCGTACGAGGCGCCGTCGCGCTTGCCGCCGGTGAGCAGCTTGGCGCCGGCGTTGACGGCCTCGTCGACCCAGGACTCGACGCGCTTGGCGGCGTCCTCGGAGACGAGCGGGCCGACGTCGGTGGCGTCGTCCGCGGGGTCGCCGGTGACCTGGGCCTGGACCTTGGCGACGACCTTCTCGACGAGGCGGTCGTAGACGGAGGCGTCGGCGATCACGCGCTGCACGGAGATGCAGGACTGGCCGGCCTGGTAGTTCGAGAAGGTCGCGATGCGGGTGGCGGCCCAGTCGAGGTCGGCCTCGGAGGACCAGTCGGCGAGGACCACGGCCGCGGCGTTGCCGCCGAGCTCCAGCGTGCAGTGCTTGTGGGGCACCGACTGCTGGATGGCGTAGCCGACCTTGTCCGAGCCGGTGAAGGAGATGACGGGCAGCCGCTCGTCCTTGACCAGGGCCGGCATCTTGTCGTTGGCGACGGGCAGGACGGACCAGGAGCCGGCCGGCAGGTCGGTCTCGGCGAGCAGCTCGCCGAGGATGAGGCCGGACAGCGGGGTGGCGGGGGCCGGCTTCAGGATGATCGGCGCGCCGACGGCGATGGCCGGGGCCACCTTGTGGGCGCACAGGTTCAGCGGGAAGTTGAACGGCGCGATGCCGAGGACCGGGCCCTTGACGAAGCGGCGGGTCAGCGCGAGGCGGCCGACACCGCCGGCGTCCGTGTCGAGGCGCTGGGCGTCGCCGCCGTTGAAGCGGCGGGCCTCCTCGGCGGCGAAGCGGAACACCGACACCGCGCGGCCGACCTCACCGCGGGCCCACTTGATGGGCTTGCCGTTCTCGGCGGAGATCAGCTGGGCGATCTCCTCGGTGCGCTCGGTCAGCCGCTTGGACACGTGGTCCAGGGCGGCGGCCCGTACGTGGGCGGGGGTCGCGGAGAATTCCGCCGTCACGGCGTACGCCGCGGCCACGGCCTCTTCGACCTGGGCGTCGGTGGGCACGCTGACGGTGCCGACGAGACGGCCGTCCCACGGGTTGTGGACGTCGAAGCTGTCCTCGCCGGTGGCCTGGCGGCCGGCGAGCCAGAAGGCGTGGGTGGAAGTCATGCGAATCCCGGCCCTTCGGATCTGTGCGGTGGGGTTCCTGTCGATCCCACCGTAGGGCGATCCGGGATTTTTGGCGCTTGTCCGCTCTGTAGCACCGTGCCGGGCGGCCGCTCCGGTTTGGCACTGTCCGGGCGGCCGCGGCCGTGCACGCCTTACGCGGACTGCGCCGTGGCGGATCCGGTGCCGGTGGCCTTGAGGGCGAGCCAGAGCTCCATGCGGACGTCCGGGTCGTCGAGGGAGCGGCCGAGGATCTCCTCGACGCGCCGCATCCGGTAGCGCAGGGTGTGCCGGTGCACGCCGAGGTCGGCGGCCGCGGCGTCCCACTGCCCGTGCCGCGAGAGCCAGGCGTGCAGGGAGGCGACGAGGTCGCCGCGGCCCTTCTCGTCGTGCTCGCGCAGGGCCCGCAGGGTGCCGTCGGCGAAGGCGCGTACGGCGTCGTCGGCGAGCAGCGGCAGGACCGAGCCGGCGGCGAGGTCCTCGTGCTCGACGAGGGTGCGCGCGCGCCGGCGGGCCACGGCGAGGGCCTGGTCGGCC
It contains:
- a CDS encoding acyl-CoA dehydrogenase family protein — translated: MSATQPAQPKVTEREARQVAEAAREQDWRKPSFAKELFLGRFRLDLIHPHPLPADEDVRRGEAFLARLRDFCEREIDGARIEREARIPDETVQGLKELGALGMKIDAKYGGLGLTQVYYNKALALVGSASPAIGALLSAHQSIGVPQPLKIFGTQEQKDNFLPRCATTAITAFLLTEPDVGSDPARLATTAVPDGDDYVLDGVKLWTTNGVVADLLVVMARVPKHEGGKGGITAFVVEADSPGITVEHRNAFMGLRGLENGVTRFHRVRVPANQRIGAEGAGLKIALTTLNTGRLSLPAMCVGAGKWCLKIAREWSGVREQWGRPVARHEAVGAKISFIAATTFALEAVVDLASQMADEDRNDIRIEAALAKLYGSEMACLMADELVQIRGGRGFETADSLAARGERAVPAEQMLRDLRINRIFEGSTEIMHLLIAREAVDAHLSVAGDLIDPDKDLADKAKAGARAAGFYARWLPKLATGAGQVPGTYREFHPRGHTDLSPHLRYVERSARKLARSTFYAMSRWQGRMETKQGFLGRIVDIGAELFAMSAACVRAEHLRASGDHGREAYQLADAFCRQSRLRVEELFGRLWANTDDLDRKVVAGVLSGTYAWLEQGVVDPSGDGPWIADATPGPSRHKNAHRPIR
- a CDS encoding slipin family protein, yielding MVEELLTAIAAAGVGVAVYLGAAARVVKQYERGVVFRFGRLREGIRVPGLTMVVPVLDRLHKVNMQIVTMPVPAQEGITRDNVTVRVDAVVYFKVIDPANAIIAVEDYRFAVSQMAQTSLRSIIGKSDLDDLLSNREMLNQGLELMIDSPAVGWGVQIDRVEIKDVSLPETMKRSMARQAEADRERRARVINADAELQASKKLAEAAAVMSEQPAALQLRLLQTVVAVAAEKNSTLVLPFPVELLRFLERAAPAPPAPAQPAPASPAAVAPVPAAADPGQEPEPAAVPPTEGGSAAAERP
- a CDS encoding aldehyde dehydrogenase family protein, producing MTSTHAFWLAGRQATGEDSFDVHNPWDGRLVGTVSVPTDAQVEEAVAAAYAVTAEFSATPAHVRAAALDHVSKRLTERTEEIAQLISAENGKPIKWARGEVGRAVSVFRFAAEEARRFNGGDAQRLDTDAGGVGRLALTRRFVKGPVLGIAPFNFPLNLCAHKVAPAIAVGAPIILKPAPATPLSGLILGELLAETDLPAGSWSVLPVANDKMPALVKDERLPVISFTGSDKVGYAIQQSVPHKHCTLELGGNAAAVVLADWSSEADLDWAATRIATFSNYQAGQSCISVQRVIADASVYDRLVEKVVAKVQAQVTGDPADDATDVGPLVSEDAAKRVESWVDEAVNAGAKLLTGGKRDGASYEPTVLAEIPADTTLACEEVFGPVLTLHRVDGTDEAFAAVNNSKFGLQTGVFTRDIQVAFRAHRELEVGGVIVGDAPSYRADQMPYGGVKQSGVGREGVRYAMDDYTYERVLVLTGLDI
- a CDS encoding aminoglycoside phosphotransferase family protein is translated as MAFEPPELLVRALGEMPGAPEDRTAEWLGALPGLARDAVSRRGLTAQRVQTPGGRSSMVVLVRYPDGTPATLKLAPPASRPDRELAALAHWGGFGAVRVLDTRHDDGALLLERLQAEVSLRSLPEAKALLEAAGTIRRLWVQPPVGHPFETVAERTGRQSEPVRQAPETLRALAGAALDARAELVALPPEEVLLHGAFRQGKVLAGDRAPWLTVGPDPLVGERAYDLARLVRDRLDDQVASTTGAAGVRRRLTRLAESLDVDPERLRGWTLFRAVESGVRAVAAGRRRDAELLLEFAAWL
- a CDS encoding GNAT family N-acetyltransferase, translated to MTQTTTRVLEPSDLAAALEVLGRDPVANAFVTSRVQVAGLDPWRLGGEMWGWYADGELRSLCYAGANLVPVCATPDAVRAFADRARRTGRRCSSIVGPAEATARLWRLLEPSWGPAREVRAHQPLMVTEQTSAEIAPDPLVRRIRKDEMDLIMPACVAMFTEEVGISPMAGDGGLLYQARVAELVGTGRSFARIEDGKVVFKAEIGAATSRACQIQGVWVAPEFRGRGHSETGMAAVVAYALRDVAPVVSLYVNDYNTAARAAYRRVGFREVGAFMSVLF
- the dxr gene encoding 1-deoxy-D-xylulose-5-phosphate reductoisomerase; protein product: MSDSPSPLADPHLLFDAADGRRDIVVLGSTGSVGTQAVDLVLRNPDRFRVTGLSAAGGRVGLLAEQARLLRVRTVAVADETAVPALREALAAQFAGEPLPEILAGPTAAAQLAASECHTVLNGITGSIGLAPTLAALEAGRTLALANKESLIVGGPLVKALAKPGQIIPVDSEHAALFQALAAGTRADVRKLVVTASGGPFRGRTRAELAHVTVGDALAHPTWAMGPVITVNSATLVNKGLEVIEAHLLYDIPFERIEVVVHPQSYVHSMVEFTDGSTLAQATPPDMRGPIAIGIGWPERIPDAAPAFDWTKASTWEFFPLDTEAFPSVGLARHVGGLGGTAPAVFNAANEECVEAFLAGRLPFTAIMDTVTAVVADHGTPASGTSLTLADVLEAESWARARAREMAAKAAVEARA
- a CDS encoding M50 family metallopeptidase gives rise to the protein MTLLMTVLGILVFLVGLLVSIAWHELGHLSTAKMFGIRVPQYMVGFGPTVWSRNKGETEYGIKAIPMGGYIRMIGMFPPGDDGKVTVRSTSPFRTMIEDARSAAYEELQPGDERRLFYTRKPWKRVIVMFAGPFMNLVLAVAIFLGVLMTFGLNTQTTTVSSVSACVIQQSEKRTDCTAKDREAPAKAAGLKAGDKIVAFNGRPVDDWASLQKDIRSTIGPATITVERAGKQLDLHADLIENKVAKTDSDGRYVKDQYVTAGFLGFAPAVGYVDQSFGQAVGQMGEMFEAGVDSLIALPGKVPALWGAAFNGDEREQDSPMGIVGAARVSGEIFALDIPPQYQLEFFLKLLAGFNLSLFLFNMLPLLPLDGGHIAGALWESVRRHTARLFRRPDPGPFDVAKLMPVAYVVAGVFVCFTVLVMVADVVNPIKIS
- the ispG gene encoding flavodoxin-dependent (E)-4-hydroxy-3-methylbut-2-enyl-diphosphate synthase — protein: MTAISLGMPAVPTKLADRRVSRKIQVGSVAVGGDAPVSVQSMTTTRTSDIGATLQQIAELTASGCQIVRVACPTQDDADALSVIARKSQIPVIADIHFQPKYVFAAIDAGCAAVRVNPGNIKQFDDKVKEIARAAKDAGTPIRIGVNAGSLDARLLKKYGKATPEALVESALWEASLFEEHDFRDIKISVKHNDPVVMVEAYRQLAAQCDYPLHLGVTEAGPAFQGTIKSAVAFGALLSQGIGDTIRVSLSAPPAEEIKVGIQILESLNLRQRRLEIVSCPSCGRAQVDVYKLAEEVTAGLEGMEVPLRVAVMGCVVNGPGEAREADLGVASGNGKGQIFVKGEVIKTVPESKIVETLIEEALKIAEQMEKDGVASGEPQISVAG
- a CDS encoding GNAT family N-acetyltransferase, which translates into the protein MPHAPGGTPRLPAGVAIGPLDLGERVDEALEVQALAFGLTEDEIAIRRHIVLRHMEYPGACALGATAADGALVGFVYGMPNDRAHWWSGVVEPYLRDSAHEAWLDGSFVITELHVHPGYQGRGVGRSLITRITDGSGQPRSILSAIDIESPARALYRRLGYTDLARRVHFPSAAQPYAVMGAPLPLNRLP